A genomic region of Zalophus californianus isolate mZalCal1 chromosome 1, mZalCal1.pri.v2, whole genome shotgun sequence contains the following coding sequences:
- the FAM240A gene encoding protein FAM240A isoform X1, with product MGEREEEGRSERMNKQYVRREVFCGNTCHELKRFWEREILKQTCYRESEEYRLGRSALRKLREEWRQRLEAKLRLRNNPDETEKRANVGRELLASLTQEDSKH from the exons atgggagaaagggaggaggaaggaaggtcaGAG AGGATGAACAAGCAGTACGTCCGCCGGGAGGTCTTCTGCGGGAACACCTGTCACGAACTCAAGCGCTTCTGGGAGCGCGAGATCCTCAAGCAGACCTGCTACCGGGAATCCGAGGAGTACCGACTGGGAAGAAGTGCCCTGAGAAA GCTCAGAGAggaatggaggcagagactggaagcCAAGCTGAGGCTGCGGAACAATCCAGATGAGACCGAAAAGCGGGCAAATGTGGGCCGGGAGCTTCTTGCTTCGCTGACACAAGAGGATTCAAAGCACTGA
- the FAM240A gene encoding protein FAM240A isoform X2 yields MNKQYVRREVFCGNTCHELKRFWEREILKQTCYRESEEYRLGRSALRKLREEWRQRLEAKLRLRNNPDETEKRANVGRELLASLTQEDSKH; encoded by the exons ATGAACAAGCAGTACGTCCGCCGGGAGGTCTTCTGCGGGAACACCTGTCACGAACTCAAGCGCTTCTGGGAGCGCGAGATCCTCAAGCAGACCTGCTACCGGGAATCCGAGGAGTACCGACTGGGAAGAAGTGCCCTGAGAAA GCTCAGAGAggaatggaggcagagactggaagcCAAGCTGAGGCTGCGGAACAATCCAGATGAGACCGAAAAGCGGGCAAATGTGGGCCGGGAGCTTCTTGCTTCGCTGACACAAGAGGATTCAAAGCACTGA